The Candidatus Koribacter versatilis Ellin345 genome has a segment encoding these proteins:
- a CDS encoding lysophospholipid acyltransferase family protein, which translates to MIRTVLVMIWWGVWTVLNGLWGIPYMFITKHVEPLYRAAVWGALMGAKMAGAKITIVGLENIQPGQHYIFMSNHVSNMDPPIVIPLIPGRTSVLVKKELFRIPLLGTAMKLAQLVPVDRSNREAAVASIRAASDVMQHGLHMAVFPEGTRSSDGKMRPLKKGPFYLVEESGAAVIPVTIAGSYEMWPKHRFAITPGPVTLTFHPPITLAQAGGREALMQAVSTAIASALPEDQRGASVEAPEPD; encoded by the coding sequence ATGATTCGGACCGTGCTCGTAATGATCTGGTGGGGCGTGTGGACGGTGCTCAACGGCCTCTGGGGCATCCCATACATGTTCATCACGAAGCACGTCGAACCGCTCTACAGGGCCGCAGTTTGGGGCGCACTGATGGGCGCGAAGATGGCAGGTGCGAAGATCACGATCGTGGGACTCGAGAATATCCAGCCGGGGCAGCACTACATTTTCATGTCGAACCATGTGTCGAACATGGATCCGCCGATCGTGATTCCGCTGATCCCCGGACGAACGTCGGTGCTGGTGAAGAAGGAATTGTTCCGGATCCCGCTGCTTGGGACGGCGATGAAACTGGCACAACTGGTGCCGGTGGACCGCAGCAATCGTGAAGCCGCAGTGGCCAGTATTCGCGCCGCGAGCGACGTCATGCAGCACGGGTTGCATATGGCGGTGTTTCCGGAAGGCACGCGTTCGAGCGATGGCAAGATGCGTCCGCTGAAGAAGGGTCCGTTTTACCTTGTCGAAGAATCAGGCGCGGCAGTCATCCCCGTCACCATCGCCGGTAGCTACGAGATGTGGCCCAAGCATCGCTTTGCGATCACGCCCGGCCCAGTAACGCTGACGTTCCACCCACCGATCACTTTGGCGCAGGCGGGCGGACGCGAGGCGCTCATGCAGGCGGTCAGCACGGCGATTGCGAGTGCGCTTCCGGAAGACCAGCGTGGGGCCTCTGTGGAAGCGCCGGAACCGGACTAG